The genome window GTCAGTGATAAGTCATCAGTGCCCGCAGTGCTTTTCCGACGGCAGAACCAATCCCTGATCTCTGGGGCGGACGGTCGCCGTAAGTCATGAAAACCGGCCGATGGTAGTACGATTCCCTGGATGAGTGAAATCAAAATCATTCCCGGCCAGGTACAGGTGTGGTGGGCAGATCTCCGCCTCAGCGAGGCGGAAATCGATCGCCTTCGAGGGATGCTCACACCCGAAGAACTGGTCCGGGCGGATCGATTTCGCGTCACCACAGCCGGGCGCCGGTTCATAGCAGCGCGGGCGGCCCTGCGCAGGATTCTGGCCCGGGCGACCGGCGTTGAGCCGACCGACATCGAGTTTTCGATCGGCAGCCACGGTAAGCCCTTTCTCGACAATTGCGGACTGAATTTCAACGCCAGCGATTCGGGAGATTTCGTGGCCGTCGCCCTCGCAACCGACGATATCGGTGTCGACATCGAATGCGTACG of Acidobacteriota bacterium contains these proteins:
- a CDS encoding 4'-phosphopantetheinyl transferase superfamily protein, translated to MSEIKIIPGQVQVWWADLRLSEAEIDRLRGMLTPEELVRADRFRVTTAGRRFIAARAALRRILARATGVEPTDIEFSIGSHGKPFLDNCGLNFNASDSGDFVAVALATDDIGVDIECVRSLKRGASLAQRVCTEHELGVLERTPEDQRDALLLRFWTCKEAALKAVGTGLPGGMKNVGVEISANGNPKVVRFVDQAGRWTLAFPGLDPAFLCSVVVRGSGWDAVGHHFSLQST